Proteins from a genomic interval of Zingiber officinale cultivar Zhangliang chromosome 2A, Zo_v1.1, whole genome shotgun sequence:
- the LOC122041305 gene encoding beta-1,4-mannosyl-glycoprotein 4-beta-N-acetylglucosaminyltransferase-like, which yields MPETGYYSCKKKDHICEDVCGETSRVALTMSRLRCALRGFDVKALLLLLIGVPFFIFVIYFHGQKISYFLRPIWESPPKPFRTIPHYYHPNVSMERLCQLHGWGIRDLPRRVYDAVLFSNELDMLEIRWHELSPYVSEFVLLEANSTFTGLRKPLFFANNRQRFKFAELRLTYGTIGGRFVKGENPFVEESYQRVALDQLLKIAGIHDDDLLIMSDIDEIPSGHTIDLLRWCDEIPDKLHLQLRNYLYSFEFYLDDKSWRASVHRYQAGKTRYAHFRQTDNLFADSGWHCSFCFRHISQFIFKMKAYSHVDRVRFAYYLNPQRIQDVICRGADLFDMLPEEYSFQEIINKLGPILSSYSAVRLPCYLLQHVDQYRYLLPGNCKRESE from the exons ATGCCGGAAACGGGGTACTATTCTTGCAAGAAGAAGGATCATATATGCGAGGATGTCTGCGGAGAG ACGTCGAGGGTTGCTCTTACCATGTCGCGACTCCGGTGCGCCCTCCGAGGTTTCGATGTCAAGGCATTGCTTCTTCTCCTTATTGGAGTTCCATTCTTTATCTTCGTCATTTACTTTCATGGACAAAAGATTAGTTACTTCCTCCGCCCCATCTGGGAGTCCCCTCCCAAACCCTTCCGCACCATCCCCCACTACTATCACCCCAACGTCTCTATGGAGCGCCTCTGCCAACTTCACGGTTGGGGCATCCGCGACTTGCCTCGTCGTGTCTATGATGCCGTCTTGTTCAGCAATGAACTCGATATGCTTGAGATCAGGTGGCATGAACTCAGCCCCTATGTTTCTGAGTTTGTTCTCCTTGAAGCTAATTCAACCTTCACAGGTCTGAGAAAGCCCTTGTTTTTTGCCAACAACAGGCAACGATTTAAGTTTGCTGAATTAAGGCTAACCTATGGCACTATTGGGGGAAGGTTCGTGAAGGGGGAGAATCCATTTGTCGAGGAATCGTACCAGCGAGTGGCCCTGGATCAACTTCTAAAGATAGCAGGTATTCACGATGATGACCTGCTGATCATGTCTGATATTGATGAGATTCCAAGTGGCCATACGATTGACCTCCTAAGATGGTGTGATGAGATTCCTGACAAGCTTCATCTGCAGCTCCGCAATTATCTCTACTCTTTTGAGTTTTACCTTGATGACAAGAGTTGGAGGGCTTCAGTTCATAGGTACCAAGCAGGGAAGACCAGATATGCCCATTTCCGCCAAACTGATAATTTATTTGCTGATTCGGGTTGGCATTGTAGCTTCTGTTTTCGCCATATAAGCCAGTTCATATTTAAGATGAAAGCGTATAGTCATGTTGATCGTGTGAGATTTGCCTACTACTTGAATCCTCAAAGAATTCAAGATGTGATCTGCCGAGGAGCAGACCTATTTGATATGCTTCCAGAAGAATATTCTTTCCAAGAAATTATTAACAAGCTGGGTCCAATACTTAGTTCATATTCTGCTGTTCGTCTACCTTGTTATCTACTTCAGCATGTTGACCAGTATCGGTACCTGTTACCCGGGAATTGCAAGCGAGAAAGTGAGTGA
- the LOC122039730 gene encoding uncharacterized protein LOC122039730, producing the protein MDAASAPVSGDGEWEICNDRGFIYKRRRHRLRQPAQAETGTSSSGDTEAEQRRCRRDLRRRCLLHLRDLFLKELDLFQPLSSGLVDLPLAMPTEAAPEASEAAAEPPPPDPGEDIRKPLIDSLLSQTEIQEAILRKLSESCDHLESLCREKEERLLESIVELPIWGSPRSLLLSLSE; encoded by the exons ATGGACGCCGCCTCCGCGCCCGTCTCCGGGGACGGGGAGTGGGAGATCTGCAACGATAGAGGCTTCATCTACAAGCGCCGCCGCCACCGTTTGCGGCAGCCAGCGCAGGCGGAGACAGGCACGAGCTCATCAGGGGATACGGAGGCGGAGCAGAGGCGGTGCCGTCGTGATCTGCGGCGACGGTGCCTCCTCCATCTCAGAGATCTGTTCCTGAAGGAGCTGGATCTTTTTCAGCCCCTTTCGTCGGGTCTCGTCGATCTCCCCCTCGCTATGCCAACCGAAGCAGCTCCTGAAGCTTCGGAGGCGGCGGCCGAGCCTCCGCCTCCAGATCCGGGGGAAGATATCCGGAAACCCTTAATTGATAGCCTCCTTTCTCAG ACGGAGATTCAAGAAGCGATTCTTAGGAAGCTCTCAGAGAGCTGCGATCATCTGGAGTCGTTGTGCAGggagaaagaagagaggttgCTGGAATCTATAGTGGAGTTGCCGATTTGGGGAAGCCCTCGTTCTCTTCTGCTCTCATTATCTGAATGA
- the LOC122043721 gene encoding zinc finger MYM-type protein 1-like produces the protein MGVVLRYVNKHGCVIERFLAIVHVSDTSAISLKKAIDELFAKHKLSLSRLRGQGYDEASNMQGEYNGLKALILKENSSARYVHCFAHQLQLVVVVVAKSNRIVSDFFQYVTMIVNITGASCKRKDKFRQLEHDKLVECLEKGYIVSGKGKNQEINLKRPGDTYWGSHYMTIIRLMSMWTSVLQVLENVYDDGTNDDNNGIAASLIDKMESYEFVFMMHLMKSLLGITNELSLALQQKDQNIVLAISLIKTMKVRLQKLRKEGWENLLDVVNKFYSNHMIPILNMEENMRTRGRSRHNGQMITNFHHYRVEIFYEVLDTMIQEMNNRFSELSTEVLTCIACLDPKDSFPQFNIGEFSIIEDLGSLAKKMVETGKNTVFSLVYRLIELTLILPVVIASVERVFSAMKIIKTDLRNRMGDEWMNDSLVVYIEKDIFATIENEQILQHFQQMNTRRIQLPPLVCMSGSGTSSSIKK, from the exons ATGGGAGTTGTTTTAAGATACGTGAACAAACATGGATGTGTTATTGAAAGATTTCTTGCTATTGTACATGTGTCTGATACTTCTGCTATTTCTTTGAAGAAGGCTATTGATGAATTGTTTGCAAAACATAAGTTGTCATTATCAAGATTGAGAGGTCAAGGATACGACGAAGCTTCAAATATGCAAGGTGAGTATAATGGATTGAAGGCTCTCATATTGAAGGAAAATTCATCTGCAAGGTATGTCCATTGTTTTGCTCACCAACTTCAACTAGTTGTTGTTGTAGTTGCTAAAAGCAATCGAATTGTGAGTGATTTCTTCCAATATGTTACTATGATTGTGAATATTACTGGTGCTTCATGcaaaagaaaagataagtttAGACAACTTGAACATGATAAACTTGTAGAATGTTTGGAGAAAGGATATATTGTTAGTGGTAAAGGAAAAAATCAGGAAATCAATTTAAAACGACCAGGGGATACTTATTGGGGTTCACATTACATGACTATTATCCGTTTGATGTCTATGTGGACTTCTGTTTTACAAGTGCTTGAAAATGTGTATGATGATGGCACTAATGATGATAATAATGGTATCGCCGCCAGTTTGATTGATAAGATGGAGAGTTATGAATTTGTGTTTATGATGCATTTGATGAAATCTTTATTGGGAATCACAAATGAATTGTCGCTTGCCTTACAACAAAAGGATCAAAACATTGTACTGGCTATCAGTTTGATCAAGACAATGAAAGTTCGATTACAAAAATTGAGAAAGGAAGGATGGGAGAATCTTTTGGATGTCGTCAACAAATTTTATAGTAACCATATGATCCCAATACTGAATATGGAAGAAAATATGAGAACTCGTGGTCGCAGCAGACATAATGGACAAATGATTACTAATTTTCATCACTATCGTGTTGAAATTTTTTATGAG GTTCTTGATACGATGATTCAAGAGATGAATAATCGATTTTCAGAATTAAGTACGGAGGTACTTACTTGCATTGCTTGCTTAGATCCAAAGGACTCTTTTCCTCAATTTAATATTG GTGAATTTTCTATAATTGAAGATTTGGGAAGTCTTGCTAAAAAGATGGTTGAAACGGGCAAGAATACAGTTTTTTCATTGGTTTATCGTTTGATCGAGTTAACATTGATTTTACCAGTTGTAATTGCTTCTGTTGAAAGGGTTTTTTCTGCTATGAAAATTATCAAGACTGATTTGCGTAATAGGATGGGGGATGAGTGGATGAATGACAGTTTGGTAGTATATATCGAGAAGGATATTTTTGCCACAATTGAAAATGAACAAATTTTACAACATTTTCAACAGATGAATACTCGTAGGATACAGTTGCCTCCTCTTGTTTGTATGTCCGGATCTGGTACTAGTTCAAGTATCAAAAAATAA
- the LOC122041306 gene encoding probable serine/threonine-protein kinase WNK3 — MSAGPPPEKEPDDLNPEFVEIDPTRRYGRYNEVLGKGAFKTVYKAFDELEGIEVAWNQVKVVDLLRNADDLDRLYSEVHLLKTLKHKNIIKFYSSWVDAKNNNINFITEVFTSGTLRQYRKKHKHVDTRALKKWSRQILSGLLYLHSNDPPVIHRDLKCDNLFVNGNQGEVKIGDLGLAAILRHANSAHSVIGTPEFMAPELYEEEYNELVDIYAFGMCLLELVTFEYPYVECSNAAQIYKKVTSGVKPASLAKVKDPGVKKFIEKCIANVSERLSAKELLQDPFLQLDSENDLIGSSHGTTSNHPDNGGQSNESANSKYDQEEGTSGADFTMEGRRKDINTISLKLRFEDSTGQVRNILFPFDIEADTSVSVATEMVAELDLTDQDVTTVAAMIDAEIQASFPDWRPFANGNDGTISDSNGHASEAENEVSALPNELDPSGNLFLERLHSGSVDSSSSFAQSNAYELVSHGSWELSVEVYDGKDDSFIKGSQRGEYQSNSSSPKQQRQHSTNFSDYVENEVVIGSAPLSILNNQVSSNRPGIDHEETVFCTGSRTCNCGSKLEQNMDNHEQSCGTSEPLDHEHMQLIAQKVEQLLIEQKKELDEIQNKHEIAIADVLKGLPAEQHGTLLSLCRAKVNINKRT; from the exons ATGTCCGCAGGCCCGCCGCCGGAGAAGGAGCCAGACGATCTTAATCCTGAGTTTGTGGAGATCGACCCCACGAGGCGTTATGGAAGG TATAATGAGGTCCTAGGGAAGGGCGCTTTCAAGACTGT GTACAAGGCTTTTGATGAATTAGAAGGAATAGAAGTTGCTTGGAATCAGGTGAAGGTGGTAGATTTGCTGAGAAACGCAGATGACCTGGATAGACTCTATTCTGAGGTTCACTTGCTGAAGACCCTGAAGCACAAGAACATTATCAAGTTTTACAGCTCATGGGTTGACGCCAAGAATAATAATATCAATTTCATCACCGAGGTCTTTACGTCAGGGACATTGCGCCA GTATCGAAAAAAACATAAGCATGTCGATACAAGAGCATTGAAAAAGTGGTCAAGGCAAATTTTGAGTGGGCTTCTCTACCTCCATAGTAATGATCCGCCAGTTATCCATCGAGATCTAAAATGTGATAATCTATTTGTGAATGGAAATCAAGGGGAGGTGAAGATAGGTGACCTAGGATTGGCAGCCATTCTTCGCCATGCTAACTCTGCTCACAGTGTTATTG GGACGCCGGAGTTCATGGCTCCAGAACTTTACGAGGAAGAATACAATGAGCTTGTAGATATATATGCATTTGGCATGTGTTTACTAGAGTTGGTGACATTTGAGTATCCATATGTGGAATGCAGCAATGCAGCACAAATATACAAGAAAGTAACATCG GGAGTGAAGCCTGCCTCATTAGCCAAGGTAAAAGATCCAGGAGTTAAGAAGTTTATTGAGAAATGTATTGCCAATGTTTCTGAAAGATTATCTGCGAAGGAATTATTACAAGATCCTTTTCTTCAATTGGACTCAGAAAATGATCTcataggttcttcccatggaACAACTTCAAATCATCCAG ATAATGGTGGTCAATCCAATGAAAGTGCAAATTCTAAATATGACCAAGAAGAAGGTACAAGTGGTGCAGATTTTACCATGGAAGGTCGACGCAAAGACATTAATACAATTTCTTTGAAGCTTCGGTTTGAAGATTCTACAG GTCAAGTTCGCAACATTCTTTTCCCATTTGATATCGAAGCAGACACATCTGTGAGTGTTGCAACAGAAATGGTGGCTGAGTTAGACCTTACCGATCAGGATGTCACGACCGTTGCAGCAATGATAGATGCTGAGATACAAGCCTCTTTTCCAGACTGGAGGCCTTTTGCAAATGGCAATGATGGAACAATTTCAGACAGCAATGGACATGCTTCCGAAGCTGAAAACGAAGTTTCTGCTTTGCCCAATGAATTAGATCCATCAGGTAACCTCTTTCTGGAACGTCTTCATTCTGGTAGTGTGGACTCGTCATCATCCTTTGCGCAATCGAATGCATATGAGTTAGTTTCACATGGAAGTTGGGAGCTATCTGTTGAGGTTTACGATGGGAAAGATGACTCATTTATTAAAGGTAGCCAAAGGGGGGAATATCAGTCAAACAGTTCTTCACCGAAACAACAGAGACAACATTCCACAAATTTTAGTGATTATGTCGAAAATGAAGTAGTGATCGGTTCAGCGCCATTATCTATCTTGAATAACCAAGTCTCTAGCAACAGGCCGGGCATAGATCATGAAGAAACAGTTTTCTGCACTGGATCTCGAACATGTAACTGTGGATCCAAGCTCGAGCAGAATATGGATAACCATGAGCAATCGTGTGGAACATCAGAGCCACTGGATCATGAACATATGCAGTTGATTGCTCAGAAAGTGGAGCAACTGTTGATCGAACAGAAGAAAGAACTTGATGAAATACAAAACAAGCATGAGATTGCCATTGCAGATGTATTGAAGGGACTACCAGCCGAGCAACATGGTACACTTCTAAGTTTGTGTCGAGCAAAAGTTAACATCAATAAGCGAACATAG